The Xiphophorus couchianus chromosome 5, X_couchianus-1.0, whole genome shotgun sequence genome includes a region encoding these proteins:
- the anapc11 gene encoding anaphase-promoting complex subunit 11: MKVKIRQWSGVASWSWVANDENCGICRMPFNGCCPDCKVPGDDCPLVWGQCSHCFHMHCILKWLNSQQVQQQCPMCRQEWKFKE, encoded by the exons ATGAAGGTGAAGATAAGGCAGTGGAGCGGGGTGGCCTCCTGGTCCTGGGTGGCTAACGATGAAAACTGCGGCATCTGCAGGATGCCTTTCAACGGCTGCTGTCCGGACT gcAAAGTTCCTGGAGACGACTGCCCTCTGGTCTGGGGTCAGTGCTCTCACTGTTTCCACATGCACTGCATCCTGAAGTGGCTGAACTCCCAGCAAGTCCAGCAGCAGTGCCCTATGTGTCGTCAGGAGTGGAAGTTCAAAGAGTGA